The genomic interval TGCCTTGAGCTAAGGGAACTGATGCCTCACAACCTGCCTGTAGCCCTGTGTAGATCACCAGGCAGGAAGCTCTGCACATGGCCTTGGAAGATTCCCAGTGCTCCTAAGATTCTGGAACAACACTGTCTACTAGAACTTTCCGCAGTGCTGGAAGTGTGCTGTGTCTCCTATTGGATATGGTAtccactggccacatgtggctactgagtgCTTGAAATATGACGAGTCAACAAGGAACTcaatttagtttcttttattttacttaatttaaatcTAAAAACAGTAGCTCCCCTCAATctatggttttgatttctatAGTTTCAGTTACCCACCGTCAACCACAATCCAAAAATAGGTGAGAACCACGCAAGATATTTTGAGagcacattcacataacttttgtTACAATATAAATATAGTTATTCTGTTTTATTACCAGTTGTTAATGCTAAATCTCTTACTGTGCTTAACTTGTCAATTAAACTTCACCGTAGGTATAATATATATGGATAGCAAAAGACATAGTTTGCATAGGGTTCAGTACGActcatggtttcaggcatccattgGGGGTCTTGAAATGTGTTCTCTGTTTATACCATGCTTTCACCAGAGGTAGGAGGACATCCTGTTACCCCTGTTTGCTGATAAGGAAACTGGGTGGGGGGACTACTGGAggaaattctgttttctgtttctgctgttttaattttttttaaaaccacggATCTTCTCTCCTCTGCAGTCCCAATTCTTAGCAATGTGATGCatgtgttgttattgttgttgttgtttttcagccTTCAGACAAAGAGATGTTCAGCCGCTCAGTtactagcctggcaacagacgcCCCTGTCAGCAGTGAGCAGAATGGGGCACTCACCAATGGGGACAGTAAGTTCTGCAAAAATACCAGCTTTCAGCATGGGCCTCATCACCTATGAAAGTCCAAGGTTTCAAAATGTGTCAAAAAGTAGGAAATGTGTTATTGCTCACTTTTAGTATTACTAGCAGTTTTAGCAGAACACCTCATTTGGATGAATACTACTACTTATTCATCCACTTCtgcatgccaggcattgttccaAGACTTGTAGGTGTACTAATTCCTTTACTCTCATCCCATGAGATTACTGTTATTGATAATAATATCAGTACCTTTTAAGATAGCTATTACTATTCACAATTTAAAGGTGACAAAACTGGGCACATTGCTACTGTAACAATATTACCACAAGCCTCATgccttaaaataacaaaatgggcTTGCAATtccagaggtcaggagtctgaaatGGGTCTCACTAGGCTAAAATCAGGGCATCATTAGGCCTGCAGTCCTTCCTGAAGCCTCAAGGAGAATCCATTGACCTCTCCCTCATTCTCCACATCCTTCTCtgaccctccccctccctcttcaCTTATAGGGACCcctgtgattacactgggcccaccTGGATCATCCTGCTTCCCTCTCAACCCAGAGTCATCTAATTAGCAGCCTTCCACCTGTAACCCTAGTCCCTCCGTACCCCCACATAACAtaacacattcacaggttccaggaattaggaGGCAGACATTTTTCGGGATGGTTCTGCCTCCCacagaaatgttactaatttgCCTGATATCATAGAGCCAGCGGGCTAAGGATCTGTCATTGGAACCAGGCATTCTGAGCCCTGGGCACACACTTGGCCACTGTGCATAACATCTACGTCATGCATTGTATGCTCTTGCTGATGGAAAGAGCAGCTACATTTACTTCATGCTTTAGAGTTTACACCATGCTTTCACCTGAGGTAGGAGGGCGTCCTGTTACCCGTTTACCCATAAGGAAATGGTGGGGTAGTCAGGACACCAGTGCCTGTTCTCTGTCCACCATGATGTAGACAACTAGAACCAGAGAGCAAAAGTTCGCCCCTCCGTAATGACCAGGGATTTTGAACACACATGAGTGTTGGTAAGTTCAGAAGGATTGGGGGATGCATTGTCATTTCTTCATGTACCCCTTGGAGACactttttttagatagagtcttgctctgttgccaggctggagtgcagtggcacgatcttggctcactgcaacctccacctcccaggttcaagtgattcccctgcctcagcctcccgagtaactgggactacaggtgtacagcaccacgcctggctaattttttatatttcagtagagatggggtttcaccatgttggccaggatggtctcaatcttctgacctcgtgatccgtccccATCggcctaagtgctgagattaaaggggtgagccaccacgcccaacccagGAACGTTATTTCTAATTCCCCCAAAGCGAGACACTAATGGAATAACTTGCTTGCTTTGCGTCCACATCCTAAGGGCAGGGCTTTCTGTTGCGTTGAACGGTGTGTCTGCACACCCTGCACCATCCCTGGTACGTGGCAGGCACTCACAACATAGTTGACAAAGGGACAGCTGAATGACTCCACACAACAGCATATCTGTGGCTGGCCAAGAATCTCACATTTGGTTTTTTCTAATTTGAGGTAGGAATcttggtggcagagtgagatggAAGAAGGGTATGAAGTGCCAGTTCCTTTGTGTTAATGGCTGAAGGGTGCTGTTTGCCCTGTGATTTCCATTACGTCTGCCAAGCAGAAGTGATCTGTGTGAAAGGGGTGGCTGCCAGTAGTTCCCTCCATACAGGCAGGGGCCAGTGGGGCTGGGGAGTGTGGTCACTGCATGTGCCCCGTTTCTGGAGTCCAGCATCCCATAGTTGGGCTGCATCAACCTGGTCACCTTCAGGTCACATTGGACACTGCCCACAAGACTCATCAGGAGTAGCATTAACTAAGGAAAGTAACTGTGAACTACATTTATACCCAAGATAACTTACCAAATATTGTATTGGGAGAGATAGAATGGACAGCTTTGTTTTAAGCTGTGATTAAAGCAGGATACTAACTGGCGGTCATAACAACTAAAATTTGTGCCAAAGACTTAAAAGAAAGCATCTTGATTTAACCTAACTATATTACCCGATTCTCAGTAGTGATTATGGAAAGACTTGCCTTTCTCCACTTTTAATGTGTCTTCTGCTTTAGTTCTTTCGGAGGACAGTACTCTGACCTGCATGCAGCATTACGAGGAAGTCCAGACGTCGGCGTCAGATCTGCTAGATTCCCAGGACAGCACAGGGAAGCCAAAATGTCATCAGAGTCGGGAGCTGCCCAGGATCCCTCCCGAGAGTGCAGTGGATAGCATGCTTACGGCGAGGAGTGCAGACGGGgaccaggggctggggacagaaGGGCCCTATGAAGTGCTCAAGGACAGCTCCTCCCAGGAAAACATGGTGGAGGACTGCTTGTATGAAACTGTGAAAGAGATCAAGGAGGTGGCGGCAGCTGCACACCTGGAGAAAGGCCACAGTGGCAAGACGAAGTCTACTTCTGCCTCGAAAGAGCTCCCGGCGCCCCAGACTGAAGGGAAAGCTGAGTTTGCTGAATATGCCTCGGTggacagaaacaaaaaatgtcGCCAGAGTGTTAACGCAGAGAGTATTCTTGGAAATTCATGTGATCCAGAAGAGGAGGCCCCACCACCTGTCCCGGTGAAGCTTCTGGACGAGAATGAAAACCttcaggagaaggaagagggagaggcagaAGAGAGTTCCACAGACAGGACCAGTGAAACTAACAAGGTGAGTGCTGGCGTTTTTGTTGTGCCTTTGTGGGCTCCTGTCCTGGTTAGGAATCTAGCTGGTCCTGGGTTGTTCTGGGAAATATCTGCAAACACTTTCCAGTTTGTTGAATAATGAGAGCTGTTTTCATGGAAGCTGTGTTTGGCTTTTTCCCCTTCCAagtaataaaataccaaaaacttgCATTTATCACATATTTCTCTCTCAGCACCTTACTTGGATATTTTCGCATTTTTTCCATCATGTCTAATTAGGGCCGAGTCTCATTTGCTTCATTTTGAAGTCCAGGAGTAAATTAGAGAGACTGGACTCATTGCCCACAGATCTTACCTATTCTGCTTGTTGACAACCTCAGCAGCATGGTGACCTTTACCCTTCCAGGATCCCCAAAATCAGCATGCATAGCAACAGGTACCACGAGAACCAACTTGCAGGCACCCATGGTTATGTCTGATTGTATAAACTTTCATATAAATCAACAGAAGATCTTATTTTGTGACCATTTCTAAACTATAGCCTATATTTCCTAAATTTAGATATTCAACAAATCTCTAAAATGCATTAGCAATCCACAGCCTTCTGTGCACATCTGATAGCTTGATGTCTGCGCTACAGTGAAGTTCACATCCCTAGTTGTCAAAATCTCTTTGGGATTTAACTAGCCCCATCTACTTCAGGCAACTAATatctaatttgtattttctacacAGAAAAAGAGCAAGGTTCTCTCTTCTATTTAGATTTTAGTAGATGCAGGTAGCAGGTTAGCCAGTCACTAGTAGCCTTAAAAACCTTCCATAGTTCATGGACAGAGGTGGATACTCTGTTTGTATAGTTAGACCAAGAAAGTCATTCTTTGTGCTGTTCTCTGAATGGATTTCAACTTTTTGTATTATCCATGAAATCAGCTGTTGAGAGCACCACTAAAAGGGTTTACGAACATGttcataaaatgcaaaaatgcagTCCAATTTTTTGCCCTTCATATAACCAAAGACAATAAGCCTGATGTGAAGTTCACGTTGCCTAAACCAGATAAAGCTTTTTACTTACAAGCATTAGAAAGATACGAAGATGAGTTGTCTAACCATTGCTCGTAAACAATTCTCCCAGATTTCACATTAGAAACTGGAAATACTCATCTGGAAACAAAATTCTCTTTCCACAGTATAGTAAAAAATGAATAATCCATCATCTTTATATAAACAACCCCAATTTTAAATGAGTTGAGAGTTTGAAGtatttaatattcattcatttatttaacaaaagatcttaatgagcacctgctgtgtgccacacATTCTTTTAGGTGCTGGAAACAAAAGGTACATGAACAAAATCCCTGCCCTGTGGAACTTATAATGGAAGAGATagacataaaatttaaagtttataagagaaaaaaatagaactgaaTAAGGAGGACTGAGAAAACAGGCAGGGAGTACAGTTTTGGATAGAGTGGTCAGGGTCTGCCCAGCTATGAAGGTGACGGTGACATCTGAGTTAAGGAGGCAAGGAAGTAAGGTTTGTGCTTTTGTGGAAAGGGTACATGAAGCAGAGGAGATGACCAGTGTGAGGCCCCTGAGGCTACAGCTTGCCTGGCTTTTTAAGGGAAAAAGAAGGGGACTGGTGTGGCTGGAGAGGGAAGAACAAGGACAGCAGTGGGGAGAAAGGGAACCAGGGCTCGATCCTGGATGCCCTTGGCTTATAATCTGAACAGTAATAATGTCACTAGAGTCCCGAGCAGCAGAATGGCACAACCCGGCCTATGTTTTCAAAGGATCCCTCTGGTTCCAGTTTTGAAATAGACTCTAAAGGGTGGAAGTGAGACCAATTGGGTGGCGACGCTAATAAACCAGATCAGAAATGGTGGTGGCCTGGATCAGGGCAGAGGCAGCAGAGGTGATGAGAAAAGCTAAGCCAGAGCCAATAGATTTGCCGATGGATCCTACGTGTGGTGAAATGAAGAAGAGGCAGTGATGAGTACGAGGCTGGGTCCAACACCCAGGAAAGGTGGAATCGCCATTAACTGAAATGAGGATACAGGCAGAGCAGGTTTTGCAGGGAGATCCAGCATTCAGGGTTGGATATGTTTAGCCTGAGATACCGACTGGACTTCCAAATAGAGCTTATCAGATGGTAGCTGGATTGATAAGCAAGGTTAAGAGGAAAGGCCAGGGCTGGATTTGCTGATGTGGGAGTCATCCACAGAATGTGGCTTTAAAAGCCAGGAGACTGGATAAGGTCACAGGATAGGCGAGTGTAAATAAAGGCTGGAAGAGTTCCACCAGTAGAGATCTGGAAAAGGAACCAGCAGACGAGACCAAGGtaggaaacaaaaacaggaagGTTGTAGAGTCCTGGAAGCCAGTGAAGGACGTGTCCAGGGAGGAAGGAGTGGCGGGCTGCCCTGCTGAGTGGAGCGGGTAGGGCAGGGAAGATGAGCCCCATTGGTGCCCTTGAGAAGAGCAGTCTCTGGGGAGTGGTAGAGGCAGAAACATGACTGAAATGGATTAGAAGgagaataagaagagaaaaattgtttggctgactttttaaaagattttgctataaagaagtgagacaggctgggtgcagtgactcatgcctgtaatcataacactttgagaggctaaggtgggtggatcacttgaaaccaagaatttgagaccaggctgggcaatgcagcagaactccatctctataaaaaatgcaaaaattagctgggcatggtggtgtgtgcctgtagtcccagctgcttgggaggctgaggtgggagaatggcttgagcctgggatctcaagactgcagtgagccacggtcacgcactgcatcccagcctggatgacagaatgagaccctgtctcaaaaaaaaaaaaaaaaaaaaaaaaaaaaaggaagtgagatAATGAGTAGGTAGAATTTCAGAGTAGGActgggtttgttttatttttagaatgagaGAAACAACAGCATGTTTGCATGTGGCTTGGAATGGTCCCATACTGGGAGAATTGTTGGCACaatttaacaaagagaaaatagatgAATGAAGAAGCTGAGGGTAGGGGTAGGATTATGATTCCTTCAGTTTTCTTAGCCAACTAGGAAGCAAGGTCATCTGCTCACAGTGAAGATGGATGAGAAGATGTTGGAAGTTTGGGGCAAAGAGGGGAAGATGCAAAGTAGACTTCGAGTTGAGCAGAGACCGGGTGTATTGGGGAAGCATCGGATGATATGAAACTGCTGTAAGGGCTCACTAGAGGGTTAAGTTCACATATGATTGGCAGTTGACTATGGAGCTTAAGCTTAGTAAAGCAGTAAAGGACACCAAGGAGAAGAGCAGGCATTGAAAACATGAATGGGTCCCAGTGGTGTTGAAGGAGCATTGGGACTGGGTTATAGGAGTGAGCTTTGACAATGAGTGCTGGTCTGAAAGTGTTGCAGGGAGTTGGGCTGGTGGAGAGGCTGTGGTTTAGAAAGGTCTGGCGTGCCGCCATGAGGGTGCCAAGGTCGGGAGTGGGCATGGAGAGGGAACACAGACGTAGCACAAGATCAGTGGGGCCGGGGCAAGTCAAGGAACTAAAAGCGGGAGTTAGAAGGTTACACATTTGTTGAGGTCACCAAAAATTAAGACAATCAATAAACCAAGATTAGAGAATCAGTAAACCAAGAGCCAAAATCATTGAGAAATCAGGCAGGGAGCAAGACACAAAATGGGAGTCCATTTCTCCATTAGCTTTGACATTCCAGATGACTTAAGGATCTTTCTGATGATGCCTGCAAACTGTAGAAGTATAAAATTCAGGCATTTAATAAAGAAAcaccatgtttttaaatattagtccTCCATGAATGACCAATCTTTCAGTGACAGTTAGGAATTGAAACAGTAGTATAGATAATTATTTTGGCTTATTTGTACCTACAGATCCAAATACAAAATGAGAGGAAATTTCTCTAAGGATAATGCTAGTAGCTATCACTGAACATTGTACATGCAGTAATAGATGGCTTAAGTGTTTGTTTCTCAGTGCTTCCCGTAATTTCTTTGTGGTTCCCTAAAAAtcatttgaagacatttttagaCAGATAAAACATGCACAAAAGAAAGGTCAGAGGTTAACGTCAAACTGCTTTCCTTGGCTTGTGTTTGTTCCGACAGAGATTTAGCTCATTGTCATACAAGTCTCGGGAAGAAGACCCCACTCTCACAGAAGAAGAGgtaagttttgtttctttgtgaaaaGAGAAAACTCCTGTAGTAAGGAATAGAGCTTCTCCTCTTGAATAAATGCACTGTAATGTTACCCTTTGAAAGAGCTGAAACATTCTCTACACCTATGTTTGGAGATCAAGACGCGGGTTGTTAGTTTTATAATGGCTCAGAGAGACTGATGGGCAGGTTGTAAGACAAGAAGGATGGCAGGACAAGCAGTCAGCTTAGGAAAAGAAACTGAGCAGGAAAGCAGGGTCCAGGTCAGGAAAAacagagagggcaggggaggagagTGAGAAGAGAGAAACTCCGCATGGGAGCAGTCAGCAGTCAGGAAGACCGTATCAGAAGGAAATGAATTGTGGGTTGGAAAATTCGGGAAATTAGAACAGGTAGGTGTAGGGAATTTGCTCCTGCCTGGAAGACAGAAAGAGGAGGTGTCTGTATGGAAATCTGGATGCTGAGAGCAGAAAACTTCAGTAAGTACCGTTCCACACTGGAGCTAGGGTCAGACATAGCAGCCAACAAGAGCAGATCACATATTCCCAAGCATCAGGGAGCAAAATCCACAGGTTAGATTTTCATTGAAGTGTTAAAGTTGTTAAAGCCagtaaatgtatatgtatgtgcatatgttaAACAGTTCAGTCTGAAACTGAGATCTGACTTTAAGTACTATTATCCCAATTTAACAGAATGTTGCGGAAATGATTGAttataaaaagaggagaaatgagaaaaaggaagagagtaaCTTAGGAGAATATAGCAACAATTTACAGACTGAGGAAATATGaaagttttaaagagaaaaattgagAAGCTAAATAGCAAGGGGACTGAAAGAGGAACctgtatacaaaataaaaatagtagtcGTAGAAAACGAATAATCAAAAGGAAGATTAGAAGACTCGGGAAGCTTTCATAAAGCTTGAAATGTACAGTGAGACCCTCTACACACCAGATTTATTCCCAGAGTCAATATTATTTTGCAACTTAATGAATGAGGACAAAGGCCAAGAAGACCAAGCACTCCTACAAAGAGTGAGGGGCATTAAGGGCAGGGACCATGGGAAAGAAAGTTGAGGAGAGAGGC from Saimiri boliviensis isolate mSaiBol1 chromosome 15, mSaiBol1.pri, whole genome shotgun sequence carries:
- the PAG1 gene encoding phosphoprotein associated with glycosphingolipid-enriched microdomains 1 produces the protein MGPAGSLLGSGQMQIALWGSLAAVTIFFLITFLIFLCSSCDREKKPRQPSGDHENLMNVPSDKEMFSRSVTSLATDAPVSSEQNGALTNGDILSEDSTLTCMQHYEEVQTSASDLLDSQDSTGKPKCHQSRELPRIPPESAVDSMLTARSADGDQGLGTEGPYEVLKDSSSQENMVEDCLYETVKEIKEVAAAAHLEKGHSGKTKSTSASKELPAPQTEGKAEFAEYASVDRNKKCRQSVNAESILGNSCDPEEEAPPPVPVKLLDENENLQEKEEGEAEESSTDRTSETNKRFSSLSYKSREEDPTLTEEEISAMYSSVNKPGQLVNKLGQSLTVPESTYTSIQGAPQRSPSSCNDLYATVKDFEKTSNSTLPPAGRPGEEPEPDYEAIQTLNREEEKATLGTSGHHSLVPKENDYESISDLQQGRDVTRL